GAAGAACCAGCATGGAAACGGCATAGATGATTACGAAGATGATTCGCTCGAGAGATTTataagaaggaaaaaatccaGAGTCGTAAAATACATTCCATCATTTTCAGCCTATAATGTGTTCAATGAAGTCCCCTACTATCCTACGTCAGCTACTCAGTTACAAGACGGTAAATTAGACGAATTTCTCATGCTATCAGAGCAATATAAGAGTAAACTACCCAAAATACGTAAATTAGGGTGGAATAGATTCAAACCGATAGGCATTAATAAAACTATGTATGAATTAGAAATGCTAAGGTCTCGAGCACAAGCTCAAAACGCAGAAGTGAACAATGAGGAAGACTTCAGGCAGCATGATCCTAGGGAAGAGGATCCAAGAAATAATGGCTCCATAGGGCGCGTGATATTGCCCCATATTTTACAGGAAAATGACGATGACACTGGTGAGGATGTTGCAGGATCGCATAGCGTTCCAAATGATAGTATGGGCATACTTGTGAATGACAATGCCAATAATTCGCATATTGAAGGAATATCTGAGGAGGATGAAATATCATATGATTATGATGCAGAGTTCGATCATGTTGTAGATGAGGATGATAATGAGGAGGGAGAAATGCAGGGAGAAGGAGTGGAAGGTATAGAAGTTGAGGGGGAGAGAATTGTGCCGGATGACTTATTAATGAGACCCACTTCGCTGTCACGCTCCCTACAACAATTTGTGGAAGAGGCTCATCATTTAGATAGAAACCCATATGATATCGACAGCGATAACGATGGAGAAGATTCGAAGATAGAGCTAGATATGAATGCcgattttgaagatgaagtaGAAACTGGAAGGGAAGGAAGAGGGCATGATTATAATAGCGAATACGGCCAAGCGCCGACTTCTTATGGTGAGATTACACCTGATCTAGCGAGTAATTGGAGGAACTGGACTAGAGAAAGGATAACTAGCTTAGATGAATTAATGGAGAGACGTGCCAGGCAGCAACGAGGCCaagattaaaaaatttctttctcgGCACGAAAAACCATCCATCTTTTAAgatgtatatatataaaggcACCAAAAGTGCTTAGTGGTAGTCATATTTGCTGAATATctaaattatttatttactttttcGGATTCAAAATTAACCATGTTGGGCAAAGCGGTGGATTGTAAGGGAAATTGATCCACTTTACTTGTTTGCAGGTGGATAGCGGGGATGACCCATTTGCCACAACTGCATCTAGATCCCTTCCAATTGTAACCGCCAACTTTACTAGAACAGCCTGGACATGAAAACTTTCCTTCTAACTCTTGTTTGCCTTGCAGTTCAGGCTGCATCCATTTTAGTGGTTCGATGAAGAAGTGAGAACAGTTTGCTTGCGATTCTTGAATATCGATAATACGATGGGAATTGGCGGCTCTCTTGATGAAGTGTCCCTCTGATGATTCCTTACTTGGCGGTTCATGCGCGATGAAAGATGTAGATAAGGCCAATTTGGTCCTGCACTTCTTACATCTCACTGCGGTGACCTTGCTTTTCTCAGCTTCAGTTAAATTATCCAGGTCTTGGGACGACT
This region of Saccharomyces paradoxus chromosome IX, complete sequence genomic DNA includes:
- the MND2 gene encoding Mnd2p (Subunit of the Anaphase-Promoting Complex/Cyclosome (APC/C)~similar to YIR025W), giving the protein MNSGGREDRTMVRALRDIALFNDIRKDQNSAGAKHERYNMRDLRSKKNQHGNGIDDYEDDSLERFIRRKKSRVVKYIPSFSAYNVFNEVPYYPTSATQLQDGKLDEFLMLSEQYKSKLPKIRKLGWNRFKPIGINKTMYELEMLRSRAQAQNAEVNNEEDFRQHDPREEDPRNNGSIGRVILPHILQENDDDTGEDVAGSHSVPNDSMGILVNDNANNSHIEGISEEDEISYDYDAEFDHVVDEDDNEEGEMQGEGVEGIEVEGERIVPDDLLMRPTSLSRSLQQFVEEAHHLDRNPYDIDSDNDGEDSKIELDMNADFEDEVETGREGRGHDYNSEYGQAPTSYGEITPDLASNWRNWTRERITSLDELMERRARQQRGQD